A window of Primulina huaijiensis isolate GDHJ02 chromosome 9, ASM1229523v2, whole genome shotgun sequence contains these coding sequences:
- the LOC140983843 gene encoding uncharacterized protein: MEQAQQAPRPQTDVYEQFRRLNPKEFGGTTDPILAKGRIRYPELHFQYLDMRGRCAAYVLRDDASLLWKGVAHGLNLATLTWNQFKEVFYGKYFPAEFRGCLTRKFMSLRQRDLSVAEFIRKFDRGCHFVPLIARDAAQKMRHLIDGLRPTLRQDVRLMRSASYHKATACAFQAEQALRDIDPEMQRKRNQAQYSSQP, translated from the coding sequence ATGGAGCAAGCACAACAGGCTCCAAGGCCCCAGACAGACGTCTATGAGCAGTTCCGACGGCTCAACCCGAAAGAGTTCGGGGGTACTACTGATCCGATTTTAGCAAAGGGTCGGATCCGGTATCCAGAGCTGCACTTTCAGTATCTAGACATGAGGGGTAGATGCGCCGCATATGTGTTGAGAGACGATGCATCCCTTTTGTGGAAGGGAGTAGCCCACGGGTTGAACTTGGCTACTCTCACGTGGAATCAATTCAAGGAAGTGTTCTATGGAAAATACTTTCCAGCGGAGTTCAGGGGTTGCCTGACGAGAAAGTTTATGAGTCTTCGACAGAGGGACTTGTCTGTGGCGGAGTTCATCAGGAAGTTTGacaggggttgtcattttgtgccccttatCGCGAGGGATGCTGCCCAGAAGATGAGGCACTTAATTGATGGCCTAAGACCCACGTTGCGACAGGATGTGAGGCTGATGAGATCGGCGAGTTATCATAAGGCCACCGCTTGTGCTTTTCAGGCGGAGCAGGCCCTCCGTGATATCGACCCCGAGATGCAGCGGAAGAGGAATCAGGCCCAGTATAGTTCACAACCATAG
- the LOC140983844 gene encoding uncharacterized protein, producing the protein MAKAFLLKYFPPSKTKKLRADITTFSQFEQESLYEAWERYKNLLRRCPHHELPLGLVVQNFYYSLISFNQTMIDAAACGNLLRKTAEEGYELLEEMATRSYHPQSERNNQRRSAGVHQVTELSAITAQLYVLNRKLDGLNMGGTAMRLQEIFCEKCGGEHYVKDCQDSGPFYVPEGAPVNQVGIQNRPRNDPYSNTYNPGWRQHPNFSWGGQNSQNRPQGGQPYGKQLMYRSDSPREEKSNLEQMMSKFISSTETRLQNQDASIKGLENYIGQLAKMIASREPGTLPSNTETNPKEQVKAIELRSGKILESREKEKKCQMNRPRYLKDILANKRKLEDHMTVNLTENCSTLVQNKIPPKLKDPGSFFIPCMIGDVVSHKALCDLGASINLMPLFAFKKLGLGEPKPTKISLQLADRYVKFRGARHGGGYGDALILGIPFLVTGKALIDIQEGKLRLRVGEEEINFDIFNALKHTLHSDSCYRIDAFDALVSNYVQDALRDLLEATLTTELEDDDLDEEKAQIVAYFNANHPWRKSMKMRL; encoded by the exons ATGGCTAAGGCATTCCTCTTGAAATACTTTCCTCCATCAAAAACCAAGAAGCTGCGAGCAGACATAACCACCTTCTCTCAATTTGAGCAGGAGTCACTCTATGAGGCTTGGGAGCGCTACAAAAACTTACTGCgaagatgcccacatcatgagTTGCCTCTTGGGTTAGTTGTCCAAAATTTTTACTATAGTTTAATTTCATTTAACCAAACCATGATAGATGCTGCGGCCTGCGGAAATCTGTTGAGGAAAACAGCCGAAGAAGGGTATGAGTTATTGGAGGAAATGGCTACTAGAAGCTATCATCCTCAATCTGAAAGGAACAACCAGCGGAGAAGTGCAGGAGTTCACCAGGTAACTGAACTTTCTGCTATTACTGCACAACTTTATGTCTTGAACAGGAAACTGGATGGTTTGAATATGGGTGGCACGGCTATGCGTCTTcaagagatattttgtgaaaaatgcggAGGAGAACACTATGTTAAGGACTGTCAAGACAGTGGTCCTTTTTATGTGCCAGAAGGGGCACCAGTGAATCAAGTGGGAATCCAAAACCGTCCAAGGAATGATCCGTATTCGAacacatataatcctggatggaggcaacatcccaacttctcatggggtggTCAAAACAGTCAGAATCGACCACAAGGAGGACAACCATATGGGAAACAACTGATGTACAGATCTGACTCTCCTAGAGAAGAAAAGTCTAATTTGGAGCAAATGATGTCTAAGTTTATCTCGTCCACTGAAACTAGACTCCAAAATCAAGATGCATCGATAAAGGGGCTAGAAAATTATATTGGGCAGTTAGCAAAGATGATAGCAAGTAGAGAGCCAGGCACCTTGCCAAGTAACACCGAGACCAATCCAAAAGAGCAAGTGAAGGCCATTGAGTTGAGAAGTGGAAAAATTCTAGAGtcgagagaaaaagaaaaaaagtgcCAGATGAACAGACCGAGATATCTAAAA GACATATTAGCTAATAAGAGGAAGTTGGAGGATCACATGACGGTGAACCTAACTGAAAATTGCTCTACTTTGGTGCAAAACAAAATCCCACCGAAACTAAAAGACCCAGGGAGTTTTTttattccttgcatgattggtgatgttgtTTCTCACAAAGCTTTgtgtgatcttggtgcaagtatTAATCTTATGCCGTTATTTGCATTCAAGAAACTCGGATTAGGAGAACCTAAGCCAACCAAGATTTCGTTACAGCTAGCAGACAGATATGTCAA ATTTCGTGGTGCTCGACATGGAGGAGGATATGGAGATGCCTTGATTTTGGGGATACCATTCCTTGTAACTGGCAAGGCCCTGATTGATATTCAAGAAGGGAAGTTGAGATTGAGAGTGGGGGAGGAAGagattaattttgatatttttaatgcACTTAAGCACACACTGCATTCTGATAGTTGTTATAGAATTGATGCTTTTGATGCTCTCGTGTCTAATTATGTGCAGGATGCTCTTAGGGACCTTTTGGAAGCCACCCTCACAACTGAATTGGAGGATGACGACTTGGACGAAGAAAAAGCTCAAATAGTGGCATACTTTAATGCCAACCATCCATGGAGAAAGTCAATGAAGATGAGACTGTAG